A single genomic interval of Fibrobacter sp. UWEL harbors:
- a CDS encoding MBOAT family protein → MPTFLVGYFVLLKLGARHSYLNFFITVFSYIFYGWLEPWLVFLMFGSTLVVYISGKMISAEGASKFKRNLGLGLAVGVNLGALGFFKYYMFGMGALNSIIEKFGGEPFHVMTILLPVGISFYTFQSMSYAIDVWRGTAPPVKNFATFACYVALFPQLVAGPIVRYNTVAEELDTRTHTVENFVRGIAFFCFGFAEKIFLANQVGIIADRVFDADAPGVLNSWWGSIAYMFQIYFDFSAYSNMAIGLGLMLGFHFPRNFNGPYRAKSITEFWKYWHISLTSWFRDYLYIALGGNRVSKGRLYLNLFLVMFASGVWHGANWTFICWGLYHAFFMIIERANNKQAFYAKAPAVVQVLITQVLVLFGWVLFRADNISEAWRMWKAMLGLNAVSNADAILTAEIFTPTCVVFMGLAALLSLWKFRSFDWCSKISPLRLAISLAIFVVAILALFTQSYNPFLYFQF, encoded by the coding sequence TTGCCCACGTTTCTTGTGGGGTATTTCGTCCTGCTGAAGCTGGGCGCACGCCATTCCTATCTGAATTTCTTCATTACGGTTTTCAGCTATATCTTTTACGGTTGGCTGGAACCTTGGCTTGTGTTCCTGATGTTCGGATCCACCTTGGTGGTGTACATTTCCGGCAAGATGATTTCTGCGGAAGGTGCTTCCAAGTTCAAGCGTAACCTTGGGCTTGGTCTGGCTGTTGGCGTGAATCTTGGCGCCTTAGGCTTCTTTAAGTACTACATGTTCGGCATGGGAGCCCTGAACTCCATTATCGAAAAGTTTGGCGGCGAACCGTTCCATGTGATGACCATTCTCCTGCCGGTAGGTATCTCTTTCTATACCTTCCAGTCCATGAGTTATGCTATTGACGTGTGGCGCGGCACAGCCCCTCCGGTCAAGAACTTTGCAACCTTCGCTTGCTATGTGGCCTTGTTCCCCCAGCTGGTGGCAGGTCCTATTGTGCGCTACAATACGGTGGCGGAAGAGCTGGATACCCGAACCCATACGGTGGAAAACTTCGTGCGGGGCATTGCCTTCTTCTGCTTTGGTTTTGCGGAAAAGATTTTCCTTGCTAATCAGGTGGGAATTATTGCGGACCGTGTATTCGATGCGGATGCTCCTGGCGTGTTAAATAGCTGGTGGGGCTCCATTGCCTACATGTTCCAGATTTATTTTGACTTCTCTGCCTATTCCAATATGGCGATTGGCCTTGGCTTGATGCTGGGTTTCCATTTCCCCAGAAACTTTAACGGTCCCTATCGCGCTAAGAGCATTACGGAATTCTGGAAGTACTGGCATATTTCCTTGACCAGCTGGTTCCGCGACTATCTGTACATTGCCTTGGGCGGAAACCGCGTGAGCAAGGGGCGCCTTTATCTGAACTTGTTCCTGGTCATGTTCGCCAGCGGTGTTTGGCATGGGGCCAACTGGACCTTTATTTGCTGGGGCCTCTATCACGCTTTCTTTATGATTATAGAACGCGCGAATAATAAGCAGGCGTTTTATGCAAAGGCACCTGCCGTTGTGCAGGTCCTGATCACTCAGGTGCTTGTCCTCTTTGGCTGGGTATTGTTCCGTGCGGACAATATTTCCGAAGCCTGGCGTATGTGGAAGGCTATGCTTGGTTTGAATGCGGTAAGTAACGCCGATGCTATTCTTACGGCAGAAATCTTTACTCCTACTTGCGTTGTGTTCATGGGCCTGGCTGCGTTGCTTTCGTTGTGGAAGTTCCGCTCCTTCGATTGGTGCAGTAAGATTAGCCCTCTGCGCCTTGCGATTTCCTTGGCCATCTTTGTTGTTGCAATTCTCGCTTTGTTTACCCAGAGCTATAATCCGTTCCTCTATTTCCAGTTCTAG